One segment of Desulfosudis oleivorans Hxd3 DNA contains the following:
- a CDS encoding molybdopterin molybdotransferase MoeA, giving the protein MKKEIGFDEAQELTFSSIVARKTETLGLDRLTDRVLAEDVVSSVDSPSVNASLKDGYAVRSGDLQKAGPESPVFLEMAGSISAGAATRLKVAAGRAIRITTGAPIPQGADAVLAEEFTRLAENRLACYNTAGPGRNILQKGTDIQKGQAVAKKFDRATPPLVGLLATAGLDRATVFKSPVVCVMATGDEVVAPGKPLPEGKLYASNITEICAWLTQHRIDSRVCFARDTEEAVVSTIREQIDHVDLFISSGGIWGSEKDLMLKVLESLDWKGIYHRVRMGPGKAIAFGFLEDKPFFCLPGGPPSNEMAFLQIALPGVLKMRGHQRPRFPVVSARLAETVRGVGHWTQFVHAEVRKEEKALVVVPLQQRSRLQSMAGKNALIRIPEGTEVLDAGTLIEVQLLDTRVLREE; this is encoded by the coding sequence ATGAAAAAAGAGATCGGCTTTGACGAAGCTCAGGAACTGACCTTTTCAAGCATCGTTGCCCGGAAAACCGAAACCCTCGGCCTGGACCGGCTGACCGACCGGGTCCTTGCCGAAGACGTGGTATCAAGCGTGGACAGCCCGTCAGTGAACGCCTCGCTCAAGGACGGGTATGCGGTCCGGTCCGGAGACCTTCAGAAAGCCGGCCCGGAAAGCCCGGTTTTTCTTGAAATGGCCGGCAGTATCTCGGCCGGGGCAGCAACACGCCTGAAGGTGGCGGCGGGCCGGGCCATCCGCATTACAACGGGCGCACCCATTCCCCAGGGGGCCGATGCCGTGCTGGCCGAAGAGTTCACCCGTTTGGCCGAAAACCGGCTGGCCTGTTACAACACGGCCGGGCCCGGCAGAAATATTCTTCAAAAGGGCACGGACATTCAAAAGGGACAGGCGGTTGCCAAAAAGTTCGACCGGGCCACACCGCCCCTGGTAGGGCTCCTGGCAACCGCGGGCCTGGACCGGGCAACCGTGTTCAAAAGCCCGGTGGTTTGCGTCATGGCCACGGGCGACGAGGTGGTGGCCCCGGGAAAGCCCCTGCCCGAGGGAAAGCTCTATGCCAGCAACATCACGGAAATCTGCGCCTGGCTGACACAGCACAGAATTGACAGCCGGGTCTGCTTTGCCAGAGACACCGAGGAGGCCGTGGTCTCAACAATCCGGGAGCAGATCGATCATGTGGACCTGTTTATCTCCAGCGGCGGCATCTGGGGAAGTGAAAAGGACCTGATGCTCAAGGTGCTTGAATCCCTGGACTGGAAAGGCATTTACCACCGGGTGCGCATGGGGCCGGGAAAAGCCATCGCCTTCGGGTTTCTGGAAGACAAACCCTTTTTCTGCCTGCCCGGCGGCCCCCCATCCAACGAGATGGCCTTTCTTCAGATCGCCCTGCCCGGGGTCCTGAAAATGCGGGGCCACCAGCGGCCTCGGTTTCCCGTGGTGTCGGCCCGGCTGGCCGAAACCGTTCGAGGCGTAGGCCACTGGACCCAGTTTGTTCACGCCGAGGTCAGAAAAGAAGAAAAAGCGCTGGTGGTTGTGCCGCTCCAGCAAAGAAGCAGGCTTCAGTCCATGGCCGGCAAAAACGCCCTGATTCGCATTCCCGAAGGCACAGAAGTGCTGGACGCCGGCACCCTCATCGAAGTGCAGTTGCTCGACACAAGAGTGCTGCGGGAGGAGTAG
- a CDS encoding pseudouridine synthase has protein sequence MTTIPTRGQIRLQKFLSGAGVCSRRRAEVYIAEGRVAVNGQVVTELGTKVDPESDDVMFDGHRVTLAESHVYIALNKPPGYVTSCLQKQETTVMELVAVDQRVFPVGRLDKPSCGLLLMTSDGGLHQRLSHPSFDHEKEYDVACDRPVSDADLDAMRRGMVITGRKTRPAKVKRLSDRRFLIILQEGRNRQIRRMAEMLGNRVVLLRRIRIAHIHLGDLAEGRWRYLTEEEKKALLHQEET, from the coding sequence ATGACCACCATCCCGACCAGAGGCCAAATACGCCTGCAGAAATTTCTTTCCGGCGCCGGCGTCTGTTCCCGGCGCCGGGCCGAGGTTTACATTGCCGAAGGCCGTGTTGCGGTCAACGGGCAGGTGGTCACGGAACTGGGCACAAAGGTGGACCCGGAATCCGATGACGTGATGTTTGACGGCCACCGGGTCACCCTGGCCGAAAGCCATGTCTATATCGCTTTAAACAAGCCGCCGGGGTACGTGACCAGCTGTTTGCAGAAGCAGGAGACAACCGTGATGGAGCTGGTGGCCGTTGATCAGCGGGTCTTTCCGGTGGGCCGGCTGGACAAGCCATCCTGCGGGCTGCTTTTGATGACCAGTGACGGCGGCCTGCACCAGCGGTTGAGCCACCCCTCCTTTGATCACGAAAAGGAGTATGACGTGGCCTGTGACCGGCCGGTGAGCGACGCCGACCTGGACGCCATGCGAAGGGGCATGGTGATCACCGGAAGAAAGACCCGGCCCGCAAAAGTAAAGCGGCTGTCAGACCGGCGGTTTTTAATTATCCTGCAGGAGGGACGCAACCGGCAGATCCGGCGCATGGCCGAGATGCTGGGCAACCGGGTGGTGCTGCTGCGCCGGATTCGTATTGCCCACATTCACCTCGGGGACCTGGCCGAGGGCCGGTGGCGCTATTTGACGGAAGAAGAGAAAAAAGCACTGCTGCACCAGGAGGAGACGTGA
- a CDS encoding DEAD/DEAH box helicase, with translation MQTDPNTQTKKRASRRRRSRADKPETPDTPTPAVKDAEPWESSQFDVPPDKNRTRFHDMDLPDALMHAIYDLGFTYCTPIQAEILPSTLAGRDAFGRAQTGTGKTAAFLISILTHMHNNPITAARKPGTPRALVLAPTRELVIQIGEEAQQLARHLPVNIVSVFGGMDFKQQQDRLTREPVDIIVATPGRLLDFSRRRAVMLKQVEILVIDEADRMLDMGFIPDVRKIIYATPQKGNRQTLLFSATLTEAITRLASAWTRDPVQVAIEPEHVAVDSVDQVVYIVTSDRKLALLYNIIVQQNLSRVLVFCNRKDAVSRLADRLTRYGIKCEILTGDVPQQKRSRRLEDFKSGKIRVLVATDVMARGIHVEDMDHVVNFDLPHDPEDYVHRIGRTGRAGAVGTSISFADERDSFYIPDIEDFMERPLPCIEPDSTWLELPPPAAPKKERPRKTTPRTGRVKSTPGK, from the coding sequence ATGCAAACCGATCCGAACACACAGACAAAAAAAAGAGCTTCCCGAAGGCGGCGCAGCCGGGCCGATAAGCCGGAGACGCCGGACACGCCGACGCCTGCTGTCAAGGATGCCGAACCGTGGGAGAGTTCACAGTTTGACGTGCCCCCGGACAAAAACCGGACCCGCTTTCACGACATGGACCTGCCCGATGCCCTGATGCACGCCATCTACGATCTGGGCTTTACCTACTGTACGCCCATTCAGGCGGAGATCCTGCCCAGCACCCTGGCCGGAAGGGACGCCTTTGGCCGGGCACAGACCGGCACCGGCAAAACCGCGGCCTTTCTGATTTCCATTCTCACCCACATGCACAACAATCCTATTACAGCCGCACGGAAACCGGGAACGCCCCGGGCCCTGGTCCTGGCGCCCACGCGGGAGCTGGTTATCCAGATCGGCGAAGAGGCCCAACAGCTTGCCCGGCACCTTCCGGTCAACATCGTGTCGGTGTTCGGCGGCATGGACTTCAAACAGCAGCAGGACCGGCTGACCCGGGAACCGGTGGATATCATCGTGGCCACGCCGGGACGGCTGCTTGATTTTTCCCGGCGCCGGGCCGTGATGCTGAAGCAGGTGGAGATTCTGGTGATTGACGAGGCCGACCGCATGCTGGACATGGGTTTTATTCCGGATGTGCGCAAGATTATTTACGCCACCCCCCAGAAGGGTAACCGCCAGACCCTGCTGTTCAGCGCCACCCTTACCGAGGCCATCACCCGGCTGGCCTCGGCATGGACCCGGGACCCGGTACAGGTGGCCATTGAGCCGGAACATGTGGCCGTGGATTCCGTGGACCAGGTTGTCTATATCGTCACCAGTGACCGAAAGCTTGCCCTGCTCTACAACATTATCGTTCAGCAGAACCTGAGCCGTGTCCTGGTGTTCTGCAACCGCAAGGACGCGGTCAGCCGCCTGGCCGACAGGTTGACCAGATACGGCATCAAGTGCGAAATACTCACCGGCGACGTGCCCCAGCAGAAGCGGTCCCGCCGGCTTGAGGATTTCAAGTCCGGAAAGATTCGTGTGCTGGTGGCCACCGATGTGATGGCCCGGGGCATTCATGTTGAAGACATGGACCACGTGGTCAATTTTGACCTGCCCCATGACCCGGAAGATTATGTGCACCGCATCGGCCGCACCGGCCGGGCCGGGGCCGTGGGCACCTCCATCAGCTTTGCCGACGAACGGGACTCTTTTTATATTCCCGATATTGAAGACTTTATGGAGCGGCCCCTTCCCTGCATTGAGCCCGACTCCACCTGGCTGGAGCTGCCGCCACCGGCGGCCCCGAAAAAAGAGCGGCCCCGAAAAACAACGCCCCGCACCGGCCGGGTGAAGAGCACCCCTGGAAAGTAA
- a CDS encoding vitamin B12 dependent-methionine synthase activation domain-containing protein produces the protein MTLFDDATFDAGFCFTGFDPEALGLDLCAENCLELVARRIGYGPDTLPVGEKAGRIKTVIAQGIEAVALAGQGKPVTIDRWSGKEVVAGPVCVQSPRWSHVVRQAQEPQALYGFILTLGRDFDRVKEKAALFDAYVLDALGSEMVEQAADRVEQRIRAWCATRNRVCSRRFSPGYCDWPLAQGQQALGDFLAPAAIGVKVLASGAMVPSKSITGAVIMARSLPLSCPCPVCNQANCAYRRVA, from the coding sequence ATGACCCTTTTTGATGATGCGACCTTTGACGCCGGCTTCTGTTTTACAGGTTTTGACCCGGAAGCCCTGGGCCTGGACCTGTGTGCTGAAAACTGTTTGGAGCTGGTGGCGCGTCGCATCGGTTACGGGCCGGACACGCTTCCTGTCGGCGAAAAAGCCGGCCGCATCAAAACGGTAATCGCTCAGGGCATCGAAGCGGTTGCCCTGGCCGGCCAGGGAAAACCGGTAACCATCGACCGATGGAGCGGCAAAGAAGTTGTTGCCGGTCCGGTGTGTGTTCAAAGCCCCCGGTGGTCTCACGTGGTGCGGCAGGCACAGGAACCCCAAGCGCTGTATGGTTTTATTCTGACCCTTGGCCGGGACTTTGACCGGGTAAAAGAAAAGGCCGCGCTTTTTGATGCCTATGTGCTGGACGCCCTGGGCTCGGAGATGGTCGAGCAGGCCGCCGACCGCGTGGAGCAAAGGATTCGCGCCTGGTGCGCGACCCGGAACAGGGTCTGTTCCCGCCGTTTCAGCCCGGGCTACTGCGACTGGCCCCTGGCCCAGGGACAGCAGGCCCTGGGTGATTTTCTGGCGCCAGCCGCCATTGGCGTAAAGGTACTGGCCTCCGGCGCCATGGTGCCCTCCAAGTCCATCACCGGCGCCGTGATCATGGCCCGGTCCCTTCCCCTGTCCTGCCCCTGCCCGGTCTGCAACCAGGCGAACTGTGCGTATCGGCGGGTCGCCTGA
- the alr gene encoding alanine racemase, with protein MNDFSAWAEIDLDAVAHNVAALKALTRPACRLMAAVKADGYGHGMCEVASVALESGASALGVSRIDEALDLRNHGITAPILVLGHTPAHRCREMVDQNLIQTVCALAEAQALSRAATAIGATVSVHLKVDTGMGRLGINTVVPGRTAPQEAAVKEALAVLDLPGLAAEGVFTHFACADSADKTHANAQFKRFSTLIQELEAAGRPVAVRHAANSAALIDMPETHLDMVRAGIAIYGLYPSAEVDRQKVALKPAMAFKTRVAQVKKVPAGFTVSYGATYTTPKPTVLAVVSVGYADGLNRLLSSRGFMLVRGCRVPLVGRICMDLTMLDVGGVPDVAVGDEVVIFGSQNGAFIGADEIADALNTISYEVVTSITGRVPRVYCNGSSSAVRR; from the coding sequence GTGAACGATTTTTCCGCATGGGCTGAAATCGACCTTGACGCTGTTGCCCACAATGTTGCCGCGTTAAAGGCGTTGACCCGGCCGGCGTGCCGGCTGATGGCCGCGGTCAAGGCCGACGGCTACGGCCACGGCATGTGCGAAGTGGCTTCCGTGGCCCTTGAAAGCGGTGCCTCGGCCCTGGGCGTGTCCCGGATTGACGAAGCCCTGGACCTGCGAAACCACGGCATCACGGCGCCCATCCTGGTGTTGGGCCATACGCCGGCCCACCGGTGCCGGGAAATGGTGGACCAGAACCTGATTCAGACCGTGTGCGCCCTGGCCGAGGCCCAGGCCCTGTCCCGGGCCGCAACGGCAATCGGGGCAACGGTTTCCGTTCATCTCAAGGTGGATACCGGCATGGGACGGCTGGGGATTAACACGGTGGTGCCGGGACGGACCGCGCCCCAGGAAGCAGCGGTTAAGGAGGCCCTGGCGGTTCTGGACCTGCCCGGCCTGGCTGCAGAAGGGGTGTTTACCCATTTTGCCTGCGCGGACAGCGCGGACAAGACCCACGCCAATGCCCAGTTTAAGCGGTTTTCCACGCTGATACAGGAACTGGAAGCCGCCGGCCGGCCGGTGGCGGTTCGGCACGCGGCCAACAGCGCGGCCCTGATCGACATGCCGGAAACCCATCTGGACATGGTGCGGGCCGGTATCGCCATTTACGGGCTTTACCCGTCCGCTGAAGTGGACCGGCAAAAGGTTGCCCTTAAACCGGCCATGGCCTTTAAAACCCGCGTCGCCCAGGTAAAAAAGGTGCCGGCCGGGTTCACGGTCAGTTACGGCGCCACCTACACAACACCCAAACCGACCGTCCTGGCCGTGGTGTCGGTGGGGTATGCCGACGGATTAAACCGGCTGCTCTCCTCCCGTGGTTTTATGCTGGTCCGTGGCTGCCGGGTGCCTTTGGTGGGCCGGATCTGCATGGACCTGACCATGCTGGATGTGGGCGGGGTGCCGGATGTGGCGGTGGGGGACGAGGTGGTGATCTTCGGCTCCCAGAACGGGGCTTTTATCGGCGCGGACGAGATTGCCGACGCCTTGAACACCATCAGCTACGAGGTGGTCACCTCCATCACCGGCCGGGTGCCGAGGGTGTATTGTAATGGTTCATCTTCCGCTGTGCGGCGGTAA
- the argJ gene encoding bifunctional glutamate N-acetyltransferase/amino-acid acetyltransferase ArgJ, with protein MEPMECPGFQWAGVCAGIKNLKKKDLGLLVSDTPAAVAAVFTANRVKAAPVLLDMERVASGRCRAIVANSGNANCCTGDAGMAAALAMTKAVAEALGIDEALVLVASTGVIGAPMPTETITGAVPGLVKALRPDGLPDFSESILTTDRFAKSALRNVRLENGTTVTVCATAKGAGMIRPDMATMLCFVCTDLQADTDALSGMLSVAVDRSFNRITVDGDTSTNDTVFLMAGGASGAGLQTDADRQGFQQALDDVLTELARMMVTDGEGATKLVEVRVKGAKSDADARRVADTVANSSLVKTAFFGQDANWGRIMAAAGRAGVDLSPDAVDIFFDDVQMVKNGMGCGPEAERKASGVLKQPTICLGIDLNTGGTGAATVLTCDLSIEYVKINADYRT; from the coding sequence ATGGAACCCATGGAGTGCCCCGGTTTTCAATGGGCCGGTGTGTGCGCGGGCATCAAAAACTTGAAGAAAAAAGACCTGGGCCTGCTGGTGTCTGACACGCCGGCCGCCGTGGCCGCGGTGTTTACCGCGAACAGGGTCAAGGCTGCGCCCGTGCTGCTGGACATGGAGCGGGTGGCATCGGGCCGGTGCCGGGCCATTGTGGCCAACAGCGGCAATGCCAACTGCTGCACCGGGGATGCGGGGATGGCCGCCGCCCTTGCCATGACAAAGGCCGTGGCCGAGGCCCTGGGCATTGATGAGGCCCTGGTGCTGGTGGCCTCCACCGGCGTTATCGGGGCGCCCATGCCCACGGAAACCATCACCGGCGCCGTGCCCGGCCTGGTAAAGGCGTTACGTCCGGACGGGCTGCCCGACTTTTCCGAAAGCATTTTAACCACAGACCGGTTTGCCAAAAGTGCCCTGCGAAACGTTCGCCTGGAAAACGGAACAACCGTCACGGTCTGCGCCACGGCCAAGGGAGCCGGCATGATCCGGCCGGACATGGCCACCATGCTCTGCTTTGTCTGCACCGACCTTCAGGCTGATACCGACGCTCTTTCCGGCATGCTTTCCGTTGCTGTGGACCGCTCCTTTAACCGCATCACCGTGGACGGCGACACCAGCACCAACGACACGGTGTTTTTAATGGCCGGCGGCGCGTCCGGCGCGGGCCTGCAAACGGATGCCGACCGGCAGGGATTTCAACAGGCCCTGGACGACGTGCTGACCGAGCTGGCCCGAATGATGGTGACGGACGGGGAGGGGGCCACCAAGCTGGTGGAGGTGCGGGTGAAGGGGGCCAAGTCTGACGCCGATGCCCGGCGCGTGGCCGACACCGTGGCCAATTCCAGCCTTGTGAAAACCGCTTTTTTCGGCCAGGACGCCAACTGGGGCCGGATCATGGCCGCCGCGGGCCGGGCCGGGGTGGACCTGTCCCCGGACGCGGTGGATATCTTTTTTGATGATGTGCAAATGGTGAAAAACGGCATGGGATGCGGCCCCGAAGCCGAACGCAAGGCGTCGGGGGTGCTCAAACAGCCGACCATCTGCCTGGGCATTGACCTGAACACCGGCGGCACCGGCGCGGCAACGGTGCTGACCTGTGACCTGTCTATTGAGTATGTGAAGATCAACGCCGACTACCGGACATGA
- a CDS encoding cyclic nucleotide-binding domain-containing protein has protein sequence METNTIDKSFVIGIMNRLEFFKNFTAEEKESLVHFYQHIVAFQPGEIIIRDGDRDDTSFFILLSGEAVVTKGKQCRPIARLAPGDFFGEISFLTKTPRTATISAEMELIVIKVDEIMIRELGPPVREKIKDNIIAKLVERLRRMNEMVEQLSI, from the coding sequence ATGGAAACCAATACTATTGACAAGAGCTTTGTGATCGGCATCATGAACCGGCTGGAGTTTTTTAAAAACTTTACCGCCGAAGAAAAAGAGAGCCTGGTCCATTTTTATCAGCACATCGTGGCCTTTCAGCCCGGCGAGATCATCATTCGGGACGGAGACCGGGATGACACATCCTTTTTTATCCTGCTTTCCGGAGAGGCCGTGGTGACCAAGGGAAAGCAGTGCCGGCCCATTGCCCGGCTTGCGCCCGGAGATTTTTTCGGCGAGATATCGTTTTTAACCAAAACCCCCCGCACCGCCACCATCTCCGCGGAAATGGAGCTGATCGTGATCAAGGTGGACGAGATCATGATTCGGGAGCTGGGCCCACCGGTGCGGGAAAAGATCAAGGACAATATCATTGCCAAGCTGGTGGAGCGGCTGCGCCGCATGAATGAAATGGTGGAGCAGCTTTCAATTTAA
- a CDS encoding M90 family metallopeptidase produces the protein MFHWFSTRRRKKLTAVAFPRAWEAIVQRNVAHFCMLTPDEQARLRSLIQVFVAEKQWEGAGGLVLTDEIRISISAQACLLLLGLPHNYYRNVATIIVYPSTVVAPPRRPGFFEVPMAPVEPGQAILGQAFHQGPVIIIWDAALQGGRQPELGYNVVYHEFAHKLDMLDGAADGTPPLADRAEYRDWVETCSAEYLRLRRDAAQGKPSFLNAYGATNEAEFFAVATEQFFDRPREMAAQAPDLYRVLKAYYRQDPVSRLGKNTCT, from the coding sequence GTGTTTCACTGGTTTTCCACACGTCGCCGCAAAAAACTCACGGCCGTTGCCTTTCCCCGGGCATGGGAGGCCATTGTTCAACGCAACGTGGCCCACTTCTGCATGCTCACGCCTGACGAGCAGGCCCGGCTGCGGTCCCTGATCCAGGTCTTTGTTGCCGAAAAGCAATGGGAAGGGGCCGGGGGCCTGGTGCTGACAGATGAAATCCGGATATCCATATCGGCCCAGGCCTGCCTGCTGCTGCTGGGCCTGCCCCACAACTACTACCGGAACGTGGCCACCATCATCGTTTATCCCTCCACAGTGGTGGCGCCGCCCCGGCGGCCCGGTTTTTTTGAAGTCCCGATGGCGCCGGTGGAGCCGGGCCAGGCGATTCTGGGCCAGGCCTTTCACCAGGGGCCGGTCATCATCATCTGGGACGCGGCCCTGCAAGGGGGCCGCCAGCCGGAGCTGGGGTACAATGTCGTCTACCATGAGTTTGCCCACAAGCTGGACATGCTGGACGGTGCGGCCGACGGAACCCCGCCGCTGGCCGACCGGGCCGAGTATCGGGACTGGGTGGAGACCTGTTCCGCGGAATATCTCCGGCTTCGGCGCGACGCCGCGCAGGGAAAACCGTCGTTTCTCAATGCCTATGGCGCGACCAACGAAGCCGAATTTTTTGCCGTGGCCACCGAGCAGTTCTTTGACCGGCCCCGGGAGATGGCCGCGCAGGCCCCCGACCTTTACCGGGTGCTCAAGGCCTATTACCGCCAGGACCCGGTGTCGCGGCTGGGCAAAAACACCTGCACATAG
- a CDS encoding uroporphyrinogen decarboxylase family protein, whose product MSLMQVGYYLKKRQIPPLALIPDPILDTLAGVSSFRGRFQTLTGIERALTAFRHKEPDHVPVSPILCAGARQISGITFPDYALDGEKAAKVFMDGYNFVGGDAVVLLLDLSVEAADFGQAIIYPLNSTPMPDYKNPVITHHDQYRALKSIRFSEAKRMQEFVKLCRIVVEEVGLRAIVSGFVFGPLGILAMMRGAENLFKECRLYPKEVMAACDTITEVLVEFVLAQCEAGVPAIAIDTLFASRSGLPKDLWEEIEGPFAGEISRAIKSTGRIVAIHNCGDAPYFDAQIRSMDPALINFSELPDDCASRREMKEKYGDRITLMGHVPTPLLVHGSPQEVIDECRRHIDDLAPGGGYILSPGCEYPPNISLVNAFALIHAAKTHGRK is encoded by the coding sequence ATGAGCCTGATGCAAGTGGGCTACTATCTGAAAAAACGGCAAATCCCCCCCCTGGCCCTGATTCCTGACCCCATTTTGGACACCCTGGCCGGGGTCTCCAGTTTTCGGGGCCGGTTTCAGACCCTGACCGGGATTGAGCGGGCCCTGACCGCGTTTCGCCACAAGGAGCCGGACCATGTGCCGGTTTCACCCATCTTGTGCGCCGGTGCCCGGCAGATATCGGGCATCACCTTTCCCGACTACGCGCTGGACGGGGAAAAGGCGGCCAAAGTTTTTATGGACGGGTACAATTTTGTGGGCGGCGACGCCGTTGTGCTGCTGCTGGACCTCTCCGTTGAGGCCGCCGACTTCGGCCAGGCCATTATCTACCCACTCAACTCCACGCCCATGCCGGACTACAAGAACCCTGTGATCACCCACCACGACCAGTACCGGGCACTTAAGTCCATTCGGTTTTCCGAGGCAAAACGGATGCAGGAGTTTGTAAAACTCTGCCGTATCGTGGTGGAAGAGGTGGGCCTGCGGGCCATTGTATCCGGGTTTGTGTTCGGCCCCTTAGGCATTCTGGCCATGATGCGGGGCGCGGAAAACCTGTTCAAGGAGTGCCGCCTCTATCCAAAAGAGGTGATGGCCGCCTGCGACACCATCACCGAAGTGTTGGTCGAGTTTGTGCTGGCCCAGTGTGAGGCCGGGGTGCCGGCCATTGCCATTGACACCCTGTTTGCCTCAAGAAGCGGCCTGCCCAAAGACCTGTGGGAAGAGATCGAAGGCCCCTTTGCCGGAGAGATCAGCCGGGCCATCAAGTCCACCGGCAGGATCGTGGCCATTCACAACTGCGGTGACGCCCCCTATTTTGACGCCCAGATCCGCTCCATGGACCCGGCCCTGATCAATTTTTCCGAGCTTCCCGATGACTGCGCCTCCCGCAGGGAGATGAAAGAAAAGTACGGTGACCGCATCACCCTGATGGGCCATGTGCCCACCCCGCTGCTGGTCCACGGATCGCCCCAGGAAGTGATCGACGAGTGCAGGCGCCACATCGACGACCTGGCGCCTGGCGGGGGTTATATCCTGTCACCGGGATGCGAGTATCCGCCCAACATCAGCCTGGTCAATGCCTTTGCCCTGATTCACGCGGCCAAAACCCATGGGAGAAAATAG
- a CDS encoding cobalamin B12-binding domain-containing protein, with amino-acid sequence MNDSATLDLVETSVCASDTDALLSLLPALQEQNTADTLLDALNRGIEQARRNFKQGSFALPDFLLAIDAYRTGTAFLKDRFPEAGDRKAPKIVIGVVEGDVHDMGKNIVAAVLEACGFHVTDLGKNVPNETFLEAIEAERPDIVALSSMMSTTLENMNRLIEQVKRAYPDTLILVGGAPFDPELARHMGADGYAENVITIPDETRRVLTTGSAKQLT; translated from the coding sequence ATGAACGATTCCGCCACGCTTGACCTTGTTGAAACATCGGTCTGTGCCAGCGACACGGACGCCTTGCTGTCCCTGCTGCCGGCCCTTCAGGAGCAGAACACCGCCGATACCCTGCTTGACGCCCTCAACCGGGGAATTGAACAGGCCAGGAGAAATTTCAAGCAGGGGTCTTTTGCCCTGCCCGATTTTCTGCTGGCCATCGATGCCTACCGCACGGGCACCGCCTTTTTAAAAGACCGGTTTCCCGAAGCCGGGGACCGCAAGGCCCCGAAGATTGTCATCGGCGTGGTGGAAGGAGACGTGCACGACATGGGCAAGAACATCGTGGCTGCCGTGCTTGAGGCGTGCGGGTTCCATGTCACCGACCTGGGCAAGAACGTCCCCAACGAAACCTTTCTGGAAGCCATTGAGGCGGAGCGGCCCGACATTGTCGCCCTGTCCTCCATGATGTCCACTACCCTGGAAAACATGAACCGCCTGATCGAGCAGGTGAAGCGGGCCTATCCCGACACCCTGATCCTGGTGGGCGGCGCCCCCTTTGACCCGGAACTGGCCCGTCACATGGGGGCCGACGGGTACGCGGAAAACGTGATCACCATTCCCGACGAAACCCGGCGGGTGCTGACCACTGGCTCGGCAAAACAGTTGACATAA